In Burkholderia sp. WP9, the genomic window CCCGGCTGAACCGAGGGACGAACGGCGTCGTCATGAGTTACGCGGCGATGGCCCAAGCCATGGGCATCGCTGATAGAACAGCCAAAACGGCTATCGCGGCCCTCGCAGAGGCCAAATTCATCCAGATACTCAAGTCCGGCAAATCGAACGTCTACATCATCAATAGCCAGGTAGCGTGGCAAGGAAAACGAGGCGGCCGATTCGCCGCTTTCAATGCCGAAATCATTGTTGCTGAGACAGAACAGGCCGTTCCGGTGGACACCCTCATCGAGGAAAGCAAGGAACTGCAGACCGTGCCTCAACTCATGGAAGGCGAGCGCTTGCTAGTGGGCAATGAGGACATTGACCCGCCCGATCAACAGGAGATGGAACTCCCATGACTATGCGTCGCGACATACACCAACGCCGCGCCTATGCGTTGCACCGCTTGGGTCTCGCCGTAGATCGCCAAATCCGGGCGAAGACCCACGCCGAGAAAGAGCAGGCCACCCGCTGGGCCGCTGCGTGGGGCACGAAAACGGGCCTACGCCCGCTCCCGAAGGACTGAGCTATGGCGATAGTGTCGATTTCCGAAGCCGCCAGACTGGCCGGCAGGAGTCGCAAGACGATCCAGCGCTATGTCTCAGATGGGC contains:
- a CDS encoding replication/maintenance protein RepL, whose amino-acid sequence is MTNLTLPEDDSRGHVQGWLQVDKRAHQKMWQFGLKNPTGLAVLHFLTSRLNRGTNGVVMSYAAMAQAMGIADRTAKTAIAALAEAKFIQILKSGKSNVYIINSQVAWQGKRGGRFAAFNAEIIVAETEQAVPVDTLIEESKELQTVPQLMEGERLLVGNEDIDPPDQQEMELP